TTACTTCTGTTAAACCAATACGGTGTATATTACAATACAATTCTTAAAAAGATAAGCCAACTTGAAACCCTGATTATAGAAACCAGCATGACTGAAACCACAGTTCGCAAACAGTACAACCAATTAGCCGCCGTTTACGATCTACGTTGGAGAAATTATATAGTTAACACACTGTCTTTCCTTAAAACCTGGGTAGAAATATCACCAACAGATACTGTACTTGATATTGCGTGTGGTACTGGTGAGTTTGAACGTTTACTACTAACTGAGTATTCATCGCAACAAATTGTCGGTATAGATATTTCAGAGGAAATGCTGGCGATGTCTACGACGGGCTACGCCTACGCTAAACTCAAATTTAGTGCTTATCCTCAAGTATCATTTCAGACGGCAAGTGCATCAAGGTTGCCATTTGGTAGTAATAGTTTTGATGTGATTGTGTCTGCTAATTCATTTCATTATTTTGATGAGCCACTTGTTGTATTAAAAGAGATGAGACGTGTCTTAAAGGCTGATGGTAAAGTCATTATTCTAGATTGGTGTAAAGATTATTTAGTTTGTAAAATCTGTGATTTAGTACTTAAGGTTTTTGATCCGGCTTATAAGCAGTGTTATACCCAAAATCAGTTTCACTACCTGCTTAATGATGAAAATTTTATGGTTTGTCGTGCGACCAAAATTCGCTTTGGTGTTGTATGGGGATTGATGGTAGCTACAGCTAAAGTCAAAACTTAAACCAATTTTCTATAACAATATAGGACTAATAATTGATTGCTGAAAAAGCCCGGTACATATCGAAAAGCCTAATTCCTTATTCCCGACTCCCCGCCCACGTAGATAATTTCAAAAATCAAATACGATTCCTATAGTTGACTATAAAGTTTAGGTTTTGTCCCTAAAATGGCTAGGAAATATGATTCAGCTTGACCACTTAAGTGTGACTTATAAAGGCGGAGTAGTAGGAATTAAACCTATTTCTCTTAGCTTTATCAAAGGGCAATTCACTGTTATTTTGGGAGCATCTGGTTCTGGTAAATCAACTTTACTGCGCTGTCTTAACTATCTTAATCGCCCTACAACTGGTACTGTGATAGTTGAAGGATTAGGAAATCTACATAATTGTAAGGTGTTGTATGAACATCGCAAGCGCACAGGGATGATTTTTCAGCAGCATCAACTTATTAGTCGGCAAACGGCTCTTGGGAATGTATTAGTGGGTCGTTTAGCGTACCATTCAACACTCCGAAGTTTCTTTCCTTTGCCCAAAGCAGATCAGTATATTGCTTTAGAATGTTTAGACCGGGTTGGGCTTTTGCATAAAGCTTTAACACGAGTGGATGCTCTTAGCGGAGGTCAACAGCAACGAGTTGGTATCGCACGCGCCTTAGCACAAAAACCACAATTGATTTTGGCCGATGAGCCTGTTGCTAGTCTCGATCCTACTAGCGCTCATAAAGTCCTCTCATTTCTGCGTCAGACTTGTCAAGAAGATGGAATTTCCGCAATCCTCAGTCTGCACCAGATCGATCTCGCAAGAATTTACGCGGATCGAATTATTGGGTTATCTCAGGGAACGGTTGCCTTAGATGGTAAGCCAGCAGATATCAGTAGCTACGAATTAAAGCAACTTTATAGTGACAAAGATAGTCCTCACGATCAAGGCTTTGAGGAAACTATTAATTCCTGATGGCTAAATTTCCTGTACTGTTTTTATATTAATTTAGGATAACCTCAATGACTGTTTTACTAAATAAGCGATCGCTTGTCTCAATGACACTAATCATGGCTACCTTAATCGGTTGTCAAAGTCCCAGCAACCAATCTGCAAATAAGCAATCAGCTTCTGGCAATAGTCCAGTAGTCGCATCAGATTCGGCTGACCCTCAAACCCTAAAAGTAGCTTTATTACCTGATGAATCTCCTTCAAGTTTGATTAAAAAAAATGAAGGATTTAAAAAGTATCTTGAGACAAAGCTACAAAAACATATTGAACTTGTCGTTACAACTGACTACTCCTCGATGATTGAGGCAGCAAGTAACAAGCGTATTGATTTAGCTTATTTTGGGCCACTCTCTTACGTTTTGGCAAAAACAAAGAGTGATATTGAGCCATTTGCAGCTTTGAAGAAAAACGGTAAAACTACTTATCAGTCTGTGATCATTGCTAACACAGCTAGCGGTGTCAAGTCACTAGCAGAAGTCAAGGGTAAAACAGTAGCCTTTGGAGACCAAGCGTCTACTTCCAGTCATTTGATTCCTAAATCAATGCTGGCAACTAGCGGATTGCAACCCGGTGGAAAAGACTACCAAGAGGCGTTCACAGGTTCACATGATGCTGTAGCATTGGCAGTTCAAAATGGTAATGCTCAAGTTGGTGGCTTGAGTAAACCCATCTTTGAATCCTTAATTGAACGCAAAGTAATTGATTCTAGTAAAGTCAAGGTGATTGCAGAGTCTAAAGAGTATCCTGAATATCCCTGGACAATGCGTTCTGATTTAGCACCGCCACTAAAAGAAAAAATTCGTGCAGCCTTTCTTGCATTGAATGATAAAGAGGTTCTTAAACCCTTCAAAGCTGATGGTTTTGGAGCCGCGAAAGATAAAGATTATGATAGCATCAGAGACTTAGCAAAACTTCTTAATCTTGATATCGCCAAGTTGCAGAAGTAATTTATAAGAAGAATTCAGAACTCAGGTGGTCACTGAGCTTAGTCGAAGTGAATCAGAATTCAGTATGAATTCTGTTTTTACTCACTACTTTGTTATAAATAGTTTTCTTGATTGAAACTCTATCCCTTTATGAGTAGAGTATTCTGAATTCTGAATTCTGAATTCTGTATTCTGATATTTTGAATTTGGAGCGAAGCGACGTGACACTTCCTAATTCCCAACCAGCTTTTGATCACCTACTGAAACAACAACGGCGGCAATGGTATCGAACGATAGTAACCTGGGCGATCGCACTTTTGGCCATAGCTATATGTTGCTTTCTGGTTGGGCTTTGGGACGAGAAACGGCTTTCGGATGGGATTCCCAGTATCTTAAACTTGCTGCATCAAATGCTGCCTCCAGATTTTAGTGATGCCCGAAACTGGGTCAAACCTTTATTTGATACGCTGGCGATGAGCGTTGCAGGCACAGCGATCGCTATTGTCTTCTCGATGCCTTTATCTTTATTAGCGGCTCATAATACAACTCCCCATCCCTTGCTATTTCAAGTTTCACGGCTGATTCTCAACGGCTTGCGCTCTGTGCCAGAGCTAATTATGGGTATTATCTTTGTAGCAGCTGTTGGCTTTGGGGCATTACCCGGAACCTTGGCGGTGGGATTTCACTCGATTGGCATGGTCGGCAAATTCTTTGCAGAATATATTGAACTGGTCAACGAAGCACCACTAGAAGCAGCAAGGGCTGCTGGAGCCAACAAGGTGCAAGTGATCTATCACGGAATTTTGCCGCAGGTATTACCACAAATGATGGATCTGACCCTTTATCGATGGGAATATAATTTTCGTGCCTCCACGGTTATGGGAGCAGTAGGGGCTGGTGGCATCGGGTTTGAGCTAATTGGCGCACTTCGCCTGATCAATTATCGGGAAGTTTCAGCAGTGTTGCTAGTAATTTTGTTTATGGTCATTCTGGTTGATGGTTTTAGTAGTTATCTTAGAAAACGTTTAGTTTAGTACAGCACGGCATAAATAAACCACTCATTCCAAATTAACAAAAGGCTTATGCTGTATTCATTTTTAATTTTTAATTCCGCTTTGCGGTACTAGGAGGTTGCTGATGAAACCCAAAGTTGTTATTACCCACTGGGTTCACTCGGAAATTATTACAAACTTAAGTGAGTATTGTGAGGTCGTTGCAAATCCAACTAGAGAGACTTTACCGCTTGAAGAAATTCTCAAGTTGGCGCAGGATGCTGAAGCTTTGATGGTTTTTATGCCAGATCGAATCGATGAGGCGTTTCTGAAAGCTTGTCCAAAATTGAAGATTATCGCCGGAGCATTGAAGGGTTACGATAACTTTGATGTTGATGCCTGCACTCGTCAAGGTATTTGGTTCACTATCGTACCTAGTTTGTTGGCTGTGCCAACAGCTGAGTTGACCATTGGACTGATTATCGGATTAGCCCGTCAGATGTTGCCAGGCGATCGCTTGATTCGTCAAGGCACGTTTGCAGGTTGGCGACCCCATCTATACGGTATGGGATTAGCAAACCGGACACTGGGAATCGTTGGTATGGGCAGTCTAGGGCAAGCCCTCGCTCAACGGCTTTCCAGTTTTGAAATGAACTTGATTTACACCGATGCGATACCTTTACCCAAGGAAAAAGTAGCCGCTTGGTGCTTGTCACAGGTTTCCCTAGATACGCTATTGGCAACCAGTGATTTTGTTGTCCTAATGGTTCCTCTGCAACCAGAAACCTTTCATCTGATAAATGAAACATCTTTAGCACGTATGAAACCAGGGAGTTTCTTAATCAATCCGTGTCGCGGTTCAGTAGTTGATGAACAAGCGGTGAGTGATGCTTTAGCCTCTGGACATTTAGCAGGTTATGCAGCTGATGTCTTTGAACTAGAAGATTGGGCCCGGAGCGATCGCCCGTCGAAAATTCCTCCATCTTTGTTAGAGAAACAAGACAAAACCTTTTTTACTCCCCATTTAGGATCGGCGGTGGATGATTTACGATATGACATCGCTATAGAAGCATCTCAAAATATTTTACAAGCCTTACAAGGTCATTCTCCTCAAGGAGCAATCAATTGTCCAAGTTAAAATTAGTAAATTGGAGAATACTTAAGCAATAAAGACTACAATTTTGATGAAAAAACTAGAATCAATGGGTTTTAACTTTAACTTAGTACTGACAGATAGTTTATATGGTGAGCAGCGCGTTGGGCAGCTTTGCCGACTTGAAGCGACTGCGAACCCGCAGGGTGAAAGTGGTAAGAACTTCATAGCTTTATTAGATGAACTCAAGAGTTATCAAAAGAACAACTGGTAGAAATAATTATTGAGCAGAACAAGGTAATACGTGAATTACAGAAAATCATCTTAGAACTACAGCAAGAAGTAGAACGTTTAAAAGTCAGCAGAGATTTAGATAGCAAGACTTCATCGAAACCACCATCTAGGGACATTCTGAAAAAGAGCAAAAACAAAGAAGTACCACCCCAAGAAGAATCCTTACATCCTAAAAGAAAACCAGGCTGTCCCAGATTCATCTTATTTGACGCAACGAGGTGGAACTTTTCTATTTGATGAAGAAGGACAATTAATTTACGAACATCGCGATCGCGGTATTCTGGCTCGTTGGCTTTGGGTCATTTGAACGACGCGATCGCTCCCAACGTGAGGGGCGTAATCCCAAAACGAATGAGCCAATGACTATCCCAGCTACCAAAGTTCCTGCGTTTTCTCCTGGGAAGCTGTTCAAAGAAAAAGTAGCACCATAGATGCGTTGGCTTTACCACTAGCAATCGAATCACTGCAAAGCTGTAGCGTTCGCCTTTGGCGTTGGCGCAGCCATCGCTCTTATAAAGGCAGCGTGGGGCAATGACAGGGGGAACGTGAGTGTTGGCTTGCAGATGTTATGGAAGCGCAGTCGCTCTGTGCCTTGCTACCTTAGTGAAATGTTTGGAGAAGCACTCGATAGCGTAGCAGACTTTTTCTATGAGTTGTTAGACTGCTCCATCCACCAACTTCAACCTGAGACTCAAAACATTGTGGCAGAACCGCTAATGGGTGTGCCACCAGAGCGATCGCATGGTTTCAAAACCGTTGAGGACTACGGCAAGTTTTTCGCAGATATAGGAATGCGCCCTCATCATTAGACTTGTCCGAAAATTCCAAAGCCAGACTGTTCAAAGCTTTGGGGCAAAACTTTGATATCTTCGTAAATACGTAATTATAAGGCTTTGAGATAGTTAGTGATAATTTAGAGGCATAAAAATTAACTCCTAATTTCTAAAAATTTATGATTTTTGCTACTAGCTAAGTTGGCAGAACTAAGCTACCAATTCTTAACCTAACTAATCCGCAAACTGTTAAAATAATCTGCTCATACGTCTCAAGCTTTAAGCGAAATCTTTGTGAGGCTATGCGGAATATTTTAAGTAATCGAATCAAATGTTCAATGAATATCCGATTACTAGATAAAGCCTTATTTTCATCTTTTTGCTGTTGAGTTAATTCTCGTTTTGGTTTCTTTTTATGAGGAGTAGTGATATTCTCACCTCCTTGAAAGCCTTTATCACCTGAAAAGGGTTGAGATTTATCAAATTTATTTTGAGATTGACGAAACAATTTTATATCTGCTGTTGGCCCAGGAACACCTACTTCTACCTCTACAATATCTTTGCCTTCTGGTATGCCAATTATCAGACTTTTTAATGTATGTTGTCTCTTCTTTCCAGAAAAATATTTCTGTTGCTCTTTTTGGTCAGAATCCCTATATATTGGCTGTTCTAAGCTATCGACTAATAGCCTAAAATTTGTTAATACTTCTTGAACAAATAGTAAATCACTTTCATTATTTGATACTTGTTCTAATAAACTAGCAGGTAATATATCACGAAGAATTGGTATCCAGTCGTGAAATGTATCATTAGCTTCGGTTTTGGAAACACCAAATAGCATTCCTAATACTTGGAATGTTGGCATCTGTCTTAGATAAAATAGACATAAACATACTTGTTCTTCGGTTGATAACTTTTCGGGACGACCACCACCAGCCGCATTAATTCTAATTTTATGACTCTCTTGTTTAGCTTTGATGTATCGATTTCGTTTTAAGGCGCAATTTAGCAGTGATTGCAATTGTTCGTAACTAATCCCTAAAATCTGTTTTGTTCGTAGTGGATACTTTTGTATATAATCTAAAATCATAACTAATTGTGGAAAATGGTAGACGCCCAATCTAACGTTTTACCATTTTTCTTTTCCTAAGTTAATATTTCGGACAAGTTTATTGGGTAAAAGCACGGCAGGTTTGGATGGATTATCTTTCGCTCCACTTGTTCCAGGCACTAGAATTTCTGGTGAATTGCCTCAAAAGTGGCAGTAGCGATGAGATGTTGCGTGAACTGCGCTTCTTGGGGCAGGTACATGGTAGTGCCGATGTACCCACCTGCGCCTATCCGGCAATTACAGACTGCATGATTGCTTTGATGGAAAAGCATATCCCAGACTTTACACCAGAGTTGAGCCAGGGTTGGGCAACGTTGATGGAGCGAGTCATTAATGTGATTAAGCTGCCTAAGCTTAATGATGAACGATTACTTAAAAAAGCAAAACAATTTTTAGAGGTAATTGCATCTGAACAAGCTTGGGAACTAGAAGATAAGGAACGGCGATGGCAAGAAATTAAGGACGAAGTGAAAGCTACAAGCACTTATACTCACACTTACGAAGAATTGGCCTATGGGACACAGTTAGCTTGGCGTAATGCTTCCAAGTGTGTAGGGCGGATTGCCTGGAATAATATGGTAGTGCGCGATCGCCGTCACGTCACCGACCCAGATGAAATGTTCCGCGAACTGGGAGAACACGTCCGGTTTTGTCCACTTCTCCATCCTCAAAAGATTCAAATTACAGTTGGTGTGTTGCAAATTCAAACTGACACAGGTAAAGTGCGGCAAGGGCTTTGTTCTAACTACCTAGCGGGGCTAGAACCTGGCTCAAAAGTGCGGATTGGCGTTCGCACTTCTGGTTTCCGTCCTCCTGCTGATCCACAAGCACCAATGCTGATGGTGGGGCCTGGCACAGGAGTATCACCGCTAATTGCCTTCCTCCAATATCGTGAAGCTATACAGACCCAGGGGACACAGCTAGGAGATGCCTGCTTATACTTTGGCTGTCGCAATCATGATGACTTTCTCTATGGCGAACAACTGGGAAATTGGCAGAATCAAGGTGTGCTGACTAACCTAGAAGTTGCCTTTTCGCGCTTGACAGATAGAAAAGTCTATGTTCAGGGGCTAATGGCAGAAAAAGCTGAACAAATCTGGGATTTCTTGAATCATCCGCAATGTAATTACTACGTCTGTGGTGATGCCAAAATGGCTGATGACGTGTTTGAGGTGTTTTTAGTGATAGCTAAAACGGTTGGTGAACTCTCCCACATTGAAGCGGTAGAATTCTTTGAGCGAATGAAGAAAGAGAACCGTTTCCATGCAGATGTTTGGGGTGTACAATTACACTTCCAGCAAGTAATCAAGCAGGTACAAAAAGATAATTACTCAAAGGCCGAAAAATGGCTTAATAGAGTCAAGCAATCAACCAATGAGCAAGCAGCAATTGAGGAGTCGCAACCGTTGAGTGTCTAAATTTCTCAAGCTTATTTCGTAAACGCCTTTGTATAGCACAACACTAATCCCTCTCAAGAAACGCAAGCCCAGAGCGATGAACTACAAGAGTGGCAAAGGTATAGCGGGGTAGACTGGGAAACGGAAGAGCAGTTTTTATAGAAATGAGCTAGATTTGGATAGACAAATCTAGCTCTCTTCTGCCACTTTAGGAGAAACCAATCGCTGAAAGCCTTTCAGAACTTCAATTATGAGGTTTTACTTATAGATTTTAGTTGAAGAGTTAAGTGACGGCAAATGACAAGCTCGATGATTCCACGCAAATTGAAAATTAACAAGCCTATTCTGTATCTATGTTAACAACCCTCATATAGGCGTTAGAAATTTCCTGCATAAGGGTTGTATTGCTTGTGTATCTATGCAGTTAGCTTTTGCAATAGACCTGCTTCTCTGATGTTCATCTAAGCTTTACTTAGTAAGAGCTAGCTTTTTTCTCTTTAATGCAACACCAAAAGCACCCGCAGCCAAAGTACCTATAATTGTCATGGGCTCAGGGACAGGTGTACCATCAAAAGTCACATTAACTAGGGTCGGAGTCCTAGCATTCAAAGGATCATTGGTAAGGCTGACTGCACTGAAAAGGGCTGTTGCCCCAGCGCTAAATACTCCATCACTCAATGTTAGAGTTTTGCCATCAGCGGAAACCTCACTGCTGCTGAAAAAATCAAACGTGGAAGCGGCATCCCAGAAAGCATCTTGCCCAGGCAGAATGGTGTAAATAAACTTGGTGAAATTGTAAGTACTGTCGTTCTTAGCATACACAGAGGAGCTAGAACTTGGTGTATAAGAAAGGGTTGCCACATCACCGGGCTTAGACAGCCCAGCGTCGCTGCTTTCGCCAATTACAGGAGTTCCTAATGCAGGCGTTGCAAGCTTCGCATCCTGCCTAATTATTGTAAACGCCTGACTCTTGTCACTCATAAAGAGTATCGTTGCTAGAACTATCGCACCTATGGAAGCAAATTGTTGCAATTTCATCAGAATATCTTCCTATTTGTTGAGTTATGATTCAGAAGTATCTTGTCTGAAGACATATTTTGATTTCAAACCACATTATTGAGTGTTAAGGTTAAGGTTTAAGTATTTATCCTTAGATGTTGATATTTCTTTATAAAAATAACTTGATTATGAAATTTTGATGATCTACATTTTCTCATGAACCTCTTTTCTCCTTAGAACCTGGCAAGAAACAATTTCTACAATTTTCTATCTATAAAGGTTACTGAGAAAGCATTTCTCACCCAAAAAAGTAAGATTGCTTCGTTACAAGCTCTTACTCAATAAATAATTAAAGTTACTCTTTTTTCTGTTCAGTGAGGTTACTGCAACCATCTTTCTCTAACAAACACCAATATATTGACCACGCTCTTTTTTGGTAAATCACATTCACCATCTACACATTATTTTCTTTCCAATGTGTTCTATCCATCACAATGGTTAATTGTGACCCCAGTTTAAAATGTTGGTTAATTAGGGCTTCAATAATTGGAAACCATAACAATACTACACTCAAGGCATTCAGTGTTAAAAATCTTTGTAAATACCGTCTACGACTGTTTTGTTGTATTGGTAATGGTAGTGTCGCTGCCAGTCAATAATCTTCACTTGTTTTTGATGAGAGTAGTAACCACACCAACATCTTTAGGGTGATTAACTGTGCTTTATTCAGGTATTTTTCTAAAAAGTTTTGGTAGAATGATGCCAGCATTATAATGACGGTTTTAGTCAAATTACGAGACCGTTCTTTTTTACCACAAAACTGATTTCCATAGACTGGTCTACTACCCTCATACAGTTCATTCTCAATAAGCAGCCGATTTTTTCAGGGGGTCTGTACCTCCAAAACCTTTATCTGGCTTGGTTTTGTGATGATTGTCGCCCCTTGAACCTACAGAGTTTTAACTGCCTCAATAATGCTAACCTCTGATTCAGTTGGGATAATTTTAGTAATTTTGAACCCTGCGGTTTTAAATAGCTCTTGAAATTCCTCTTCAGTACGAATACGTCCACCAGGACACATTGTTAACATATTGACGTCTATAAATTTACTGCCATAAAACTCGTTTCCTGGAGGAATTACAAAGTCTATTACCAATAATCGACTTTGCGTTTTCATAACTTGATAACAGCGTTGAAGAATAGCTAGCGATCGCTCATCATCCCAGTCTTGAATAATATGCTTGAGAATATAAGCATCTCCTCCCGTGGGAATAGCGTCAAAGAAACTTCCCCCAATAAATTCGCAGCGATCGCTTACGGCTAAATCCCAAGAATTTTTAGCTCGCTCAATCACATCTGGTCGGTCAAATAGCATCCCTGTCATACTAGGGTAAGCTTGGAGAATGATAGCCAGTAAGCGGCCTTTACCACCACCAATATCAACCAACTTACCAATGGAAGAAAAATCATAAGCCTCTAAAACCAAGGAATTTGTCTCTTCTGACTCTGCCATCGCTCGATCAAAAATTTCACCTTGGCTAGGATTTTGGTCATTATACTGAAACAAATCCATGCCATACAAACGCTCAAAGGCACTTTCTCCAGTCTGCAAACTGTACATTAAATCTCCCCAAGCTTTGTAATAATGCTCCTCACCCCGCAAAATTGCCATTGCCCGAACCGAGTCAGGGGCGTTGCTTTGCAAACAATCTGCTAGTGGAGTTAGCACAAAATAACGCGGCTTAATCTCTGCAAAAATGCCAACGCTCGCCAAGGCTCGCAATATGCGATAAAGTGCATCGCTGTGGCTATTGGTGACAGTCGCCAAAGCGTCGCAGTGCTGAGGGCCGTCCTTAAGTATATCTGCAATACCAAGTTTAGCCACTACGTAAACACATCGAGACATCCAGTAGGCGTGTATCCATTCCATTGCAGACATTTGAAATGGTGTATTGCTAGGTGCATATATAGATTCTGATACAGTCATGACTAACCTCGTTATTAATTTTTTAATTCCAAGTCTTGGAGTTGAATTGCATCACAAACCCTGTCTGGAAGAATCTTCGCCAACATCAAGAGCAAATTTAAAATCACTTTTTCCTTAGATACGAAATAGCGAGTTTTAGGTTTATTAGCTTCTAAAGCTTTCTGAATCACATTTGCAACTTCTTCCGGTGCTATTCCCATCCGATTTGACTTGATTAACTGCTCTAAAGAAAACTTGTAAATATCACCGTACATAGCTCTAGCTATAGGTGACATATTGGCTAGTTTTTTTTGCAAACTTGCTTCTACTTTGTCTGGCGCTGCGGAAGCGATTGAGCCAGGCTCAACCAAAATCACTTCAATTCCCCAAGGATGTAATTCCATTCTTAAAGAATCAGTCAGTGCTTCTAAGGCAAACTTGGAAGCGCACAATGCTGAGAAAAACGGTGAAGAAATTTTGCCAGAAACAGAGCCAATATTAATAATCCGTCCTTTGGCTTGGCGGATCATTGGTAAAAAAGCTTGGGTAACAGCTACCTGTCCAATTACATTGACTTCAAATTGCCATCTTAGCTCATCTATTGCCAGATATTCCAATGGCCCATCTACTAATATTCCGGCATTATTTACTAATCCAAGTAATCCTTTTTCTCCAATGGTTGATAAGACAATTTCTGTGGCAGATTTAATCTGTTCTATTTTGGTTACATCGAGAATAATTGGTGTTAAATTAACTGATGAATTTAGCTTAATTAATTCAGCATCTCTTTCTTTACGAACTCCTGCAAATACTTGATAACCTTGCTTATCTAACAAGAGTGCAGTTGCTCGGCCCACTCCTGTAGATGCTCCTGTAATTACTACAGCACCTTCTTTTTTTTGATTCATTTATTTTTCTAATGTTGAATTTTACTTATACTAATCGGATTTCATTACCAAGTTTTTTAAACTCTAGCCAAGTGATTAATAAAGAAATTAAAACTACCAAAATATCTGAAAATAACATTCCATAATACACACCCCTAACACCTAAATATGCTGATAATATCAATACAAATGGAATAAGAAAAAAGAGAGTTTTCGCTAAAATCAATAGACCTGCTGCCTTACCATTACCAATGGATTGAAATAAAGTGACGCTACAAAAACCTAAAGGCAAAATTAGTAGTAGTGAGTTAATAATTTGAAAGTTCACTAAATCATCATTACTAAAGTTTACTGATGGTAATAATATACCTAAAAATGTTGCTGGCAATAAGTGTAAAGGCAACCAAATTAATCCTAAAAATAATGTTCCACCAATTCCAAAAGTGAAAAATGCTTGCTTGAGTCTGGAATAGTTTTTTGCTCCATAATTCATGCCAATTATTGGCTGTAAAGCTTGCACAAAACCTTCTATAGGAATAAATGCCAAAGCATATATTCTCAGCGTTGCACCAGCAACGGCAATATCGTGATCAGTTCCATATTGAGCAATAGATTTAAAAATTACAGATTGTTCTACTAAGCTAATTATTTCCATTAATAGGGCGGTTAATCCTACCGATAGAATTGCTGGCACTAAGTCTATTGCTAGAGTCAATTTTTGAATGGAAACAGGAATTGAACTTTTAGTTGAGAGAAAATAAATAGCATTCAAAATACTATAAACTAACATAGCAATTACTGTTGCAAGTGCTACTCCTCGAATGCCCCAGTTAAAAACACTAATAAATATCGGATTTAAAATAGCGTTAACAATCACAAAGATTCCGGCAAAAATCATAGACAACCGGATTTTACCTTCTGCTTTAATCAACTGACTAGAAGCTACAGCTAAGATATAAAACACTGATCCAAGACTATAAATTTGAAAATATTCTGCACCAGAGGCTGCTACTTCACCCTCTCCTCCCATGAATGCAATTAATGATTCACTACCAAAGTAGCCTAAGATGGTGATAAAAAAGGCAATAAT
This region of Nostoc sp. UHCC 0302 genomic DNA includes:
- a CDS encoding PEP-CTERM sorting domain-containing protein; the protein is MKLQQFASIGAIVLATILFMSDKSQAFTIIRQDAKLATPALGTPVIGESSDAGLSKPGDVATLSYTPSSSSSVYAKNDSTYNFTKFIYTILPGQDAFWDAASTFDFFSSSEVSADGKTLTLSDGVFSAGATALFSAVSLTNDPLNARTPTLVNVTFDGTPVPEPMTIIGTLAAGAFGVALKRKKLALTK
- the phnC gene encoding phosphonate ABC transporter ATP-binding protein; its protein translation is MIQLDHLSVTYKGGVVGIKPISLSFIKGQFTVILGASGSGKSTLLRCLNYLNRPTTGTVIVEGLGNLHNCKVLYEHRKRTGMIFQQHQLISRQTALGNVLVGRLAYHSTLRSFFPLPKADQYIALECLDRVGLLHKALTRVDALSGGQQQRVGIARALAQKPQLILADEPVASLDPTSAHKVLSFLRQTCQEDGISAILSLHQIDLARIYADRIIGLSQGTVALDGKPADISSYELKQLYSDKDSPHDQGFEETINS
- a CDS encoding class I SAM-dependent methyltransferase, with the protein product MTETTVRKQYNQLAAVYDLRWRNYIVNTLSFLKTWVEISPTDTVLDIACGTGEFERLLLTEYSSQQIVGIDISEEMLAMSTTGYAYAKLKFSAYPQVSFQTASASRLPFGSNSFDVIVSANSFHYFDEPLVVLKEMRRVLKADGKVIILDWCKDYLVCKICDLVLKVFDPAYKQCYTQNQFHYLLNDENFMVCRATKIRFGVVWGLMVATAKVKT
- a CDS encoding phosphonate dehydrogenase, encoding MKPKVVITHWVHSEIITNLSEYCEVVANPTRETLPLEEILKLAQDAEALMVFMPDRIDEAFLKACPKLKIIAGALKGYDNFDVDACTRQGIWFTIVPSLLAVPTAELTIGLIIGLARQMLPGDRLIRQGTFAGWRPHLYGMGLANRTLGIVGMGSLGQALAQRLSSFEMNLIYTDAIPLPKEKVAAWCLSQVSLDTLLATSDFVVLMVPLQPETFHLINETSLARMKPGSFLINPCRGSVVDEQAVSDALASGHLAGYAADVFELEDWARSDRPSKIPPSLLEKQDKTFFTPHLGSAVDDLRYDIAIEASQNILQALQGHSPQGAINCPS
- a CDS encoding transposase family protein — its product is MILDYIQKYPLRTKQILGISYEQLQSLLNCALKRNRYIKAKQESHKIRINAAGGGRPEKLSTEEQVCLCLFYLRQMPTFQVLGMLFGVSKTEANDTFHDWIPILRDILPASLLEQVSNNESDLLFVQEVLTNFRLLVDSLEQPIYRDSDQKEQQKYFSGKKRQHTLKSLIIGIPEGKDIVEVEVGVPGPTADIKLFRQSQNKFDKSQPFSGDKGFQGGENITTPHKKKPKRELTQQQKDENKALSSNRIFIEHLIRLLKIFRIASQRFRLKLETYEQIILTVCGLVRLRIGSLVLPT
- the phnE gene encoding phosphonate ABC transporter, permease protein PhnE; the encoded protein is MVTWAIALLAIAICCFLVGLWDEKRLSDGIPSILNLLHQMLPPDFSDARNWVKPLFDTLAMSVAGTAIAIVFSMPLSLLAAHNTTPHPLLFQVSRLILNGLRSVPELIMGIIFVAAVGFGALPGTLAVGFHSIGMVGKFFAEYIELVNEAPLEAARAAGANKVQVIYHGILPQVLPQMMDLTLYRWEYNFRASTVMGAVGAGGIGFELIGALRLINYREVSAVLLVILFMVILVDGFSSYLRKRLV
- the phnD gene encoding phosphate/phosphite/phosphonate ABC transporter substrate-binding protein; protein product: MTVLLNKRSLVSMTLIMATLIGCQSPSNQSANKQSASGNSPVVASDSADPQTLKVALLPDESPSSLIKKNEGFKKYLETKLQKHIELVVTTDYSSMIEAASNKRIDLAYFGPLSYVLAKTKSDIEPFAALKKNGKTTYQSVIIANTASGVKSLAEVKGKTVAFGDQASTSSHLIPKSMLATSGLQPGGKDYQEAFTGSHDAVALAVQNGNAQVGGLSKPIFESLIERKVIDSSKVKVIAESKEYPEYPWTMRSDLAPPLKEKIRAAFLALNDKEVLKPFKADGFGAAKDKDYDSIRDLAKLLNLDIAKLQK
- a CDS encoding nitric oxide synthase oxygenase; the protein is MDYLSLHLFQALEFLVNCLKSGSSDEMLRELRFLGQVHGSADVPTCAYPAITDCMIALMEKHIPDFTPELSQGWATLMERVINVIKLPKLNDERLLKKAKQFLEVIASEQAWELEDKERRWQEIKDEVKATSTYTHTYEELAYGTQLAWRNASKCVGRIAWNNMVVRDRRHVTDPDEMFRELGEHVRFCPLLHPQKIQITVGVLQIQTDTGKVRQGLCSNYLAGLEPGSKVRIGVRTSGFRPPADPQAPMLMVGPGTGVSPLIAFLQYREAIQTQGTQLGDACLYFGCRNHDDFLYGEQLGNWQNQGVLTNLEVAFSRLTDRKVYVQGLMAEKAEQIWDFLNHPQCNYYVCGDAKMADDVFEVFLVIAKTVGELSHIEAVEFFERMKKENRFHADVWGVQLHFQQVIKQVQKDNYSKAEKWLNRVKQSTNEQAAIEESQPLSV